TTCTGAAGCCTCCGGTGCGCGGCATCACATCGCCTGCTTCAGGGTTCGCCTGCATTTCGGTCTGAAGCTGGCGATACTCATCGTCAGTCAGGTAGTCACCAACCGTAGCGGTGAAGCTTGTGGTTTCGAAGAAGACCGTTTTCATAGATAAAAGTATAGGCAAGTTGCTTACACTTAAAATAACTCATCCACGGGCCTTCGTCACCCCCAGCGCGCTGCGTCGTGACAGGCGGTGCGGGGTCCTCCGATCTGAAAATTCTTGTATAGCGGCTTGTATAGCGAACCCAAAAAAAAAGCCCTGAAACCCGCGCACCACGTGGCCCATTCGACCCCCTCTACCCGCTCCACTCAAATAGTGGTCTCGCGTCAGGATTTTCGACGGGGGATGCATAAAAAACCGGTCCTTGGTGGCCGGTTTTTTTATGGGCGAGATTTGAGGTCTCCGTGATTTATCTCGCGCAAACATGTACAAAACAATATTTTTGTACAAGTATCAGTCCTGAGCGATGGCACCGCGCCGCGCACGATCAGGGAGCCGGGCAATGACGCGTCTATTGATTTCATTGTTGCTGGTGTTGAGTGTGAGCAGTTGCGGCAACGTGGGAGTCGACCACTACGCCGACCAGCAACCGCAGTTGGACCTGGAGCGCTTCTTCAGCAAGCCCGTAAAAGCCTGGGGCATCTTCCAGAAGCGTTCGGGTGAAGTCGCCAAGCGTTTTGAGGTCGATATCGCGAGCCGGCGCGAAGGCAACGCGTTGATTCTCGACGAGCGATTCCTCTACAGCGATGGCACGCGCCAGCAAAGGGTCTGGACACTGACCCCGGATGGCCCTGGACGCTGGCGCGGGCGAGCGGGTGATGTGGTCGGCGAGGCGATCGGCGAAGTGGCGGGTAACGCGCTGCGTTGGCGCTACCGACTCAACCTCCCGGTAGAGGGTGCCGCGTACGAGGTCAGCTTTGACGACTGGATGTACCTGATGGATGAGGACACGCTGATCAATCGTTCGAGCATGTCCAAATTCGGCGTTGAGTGGGGCCAGGTCACGTTGTTCTTTCGTCGCCAATGAACGAGCCAAAGTGAGGGTAAGTCATGAATCTGCAAAAGCTGACTGAACTGGCCGGAAAGGGCGAGGTACATGAACTGGAGTTGTTATCGCTCGAGGGCGGTTTCTACCTGGCACGCATCAGCCTTGGTCATACCCAGACAACACTGATGAATGATGAGGGAAAGCCGTTGCGCATTGGCTCCACCACCCATCTGCGCGACCTGTTGCAGCGGGTGCCGCCGTTTCCCTGTGTGCTGGTGCAGCACTGCGTCCACGATGAAATGTGCGGTGTGCGTGAAGGGCCCATCGGTGCGTTGCGCATTCCGTTTTCGCTGACGTCGACGCTGTAAGGCGTCACTGACTGATCAAACGAAAAACCGGCAAGTAGCCGGTTTCAACTGACTGAAATATTCCCTCTCAGGCAATTACCTATGTTCCAAGGCCGCCAATACGTGATCAGGGTCATTGTAAAGGGCACGCAATAACGCCCTTGCCGGCCCCTCCGGCTCACGTCGCCCTTGCTCCCAGTTTTGGAGCGTTCCCACAGGCACATCAATTGCCTTGGCAAAACGTGCCTGCGAAAGTCCAGTCCCTTGTCGAATCTCCTTAACCTTCAAGGCATCCACAAAAAATTCGCGGGATGGGGGACTTTCACCGCGGACGATCTCATCCATCTGGGTCATGCTTTCGACCAGACGATTGAACAGTTTTTTCTCCATCACTCCCACCTTACGTTTATCTCACTCAGGATTCTCTTTTACGCTGACGAAAGATCATCCTTGATGCCCTTTCGATAGATCAGGATCAATCTAATTTCAAAGGCCCTGCAGAGATGGTAATAGATCACTCTGACACCTCCACTTTTTCCTTTACCCTGCGCAGCCCAACGGATTTTTCTCAGACCGTTGGTCCCTTGAATAACATCACCTGCAGTGGGATTTTCCGCCAGAAAACCTTGAAATTCACTGTAACTTTCGTCGCTCAAAAGCGCTGCAAAATCCTCTGTAAAAGCGAGCGACTCGATAAATAGCATGCTCACGCCTATACGTCATTGGCGCATAATTAGATTATTCAGATCCTTTCCTATCACGCAACAGCCATCCGTCATGCATTGATAGGCCTACAAAAATGCGCCGAGTTTTATGAAGCACAAACTCTACAACCAGACAGCCAATGTCATGACGTAGGACGTAACTGAGTTTCCCTCCGAAAAGACGCAATCAATCTCCCATCTCCACCCCCCGCTCCACCACCCACGCCAACGGCAACGTCACACACAACATCCCCGCCAGCACCATCACCGCCATCGGCACGCCCAGCGCATCCCCCACCCCACCAAACACCACGGGCGCCAACGCGCCGCCGCCAATCGTGCCGGTGTAGAACAGCGCAAACGCCTGCTCCCGCCTGCCCGCGCCGGCCAGGTCCGGCACGGCGCCGTACAGCACTGAAGACGTGCCGTTCAGCGCCAAGCCCAG
The genomic region above belongs to Pseudomonas poae and contains:
- a CDS encoding DUF3833 domain-containing protein, whose protein sequence is MTRLLISLLLVLSVSSCGNVGVDHYADQQPQLDLERFFSKPVKAWGIFQKRSGEVAKRFEVDIASRREGNALILDERFLYSDGTRQQRVWTLTPDGPGRWRGRAGDVVGEAIGEVAGNALRWRYRLNLPVEGAAYEVSFDDWMYLMDEDTLINRSSMSKFGVEWGQVTLFFRRQ
- a CDS encoding DUF6482 family protein, whose amino-acid sequence is MNLQKLTELAGKGEVHELELLSLEGGFYLARISLGHTQTTLMNDEGKPLRIGSTTHLRDLLQRVPPFPCVLVQHCVHDEMCGVREGPIGALRIPFSLTSTL
- a CDS encoding helix-turn-helix domain-containing protein encodes the protein MEKKLFNRLVESMTQMDEIVRGESPPSREFFVDALKVKEIRQGTGLSQARFAKAIDVPVGTLQNWEQGRREPEGPARALLRALYNDPDHVLAALEHR